GGCGATCTTCGTCCCGTTCGTCGCATCCGCTGCCGCCACCGGCATCCTCACCACCTACCTGTTCAGCCCGCAGTTCGGCGTCGTCAACAATGTGCTGCGCGTGATCGGCCTTCCGCAGCAAAGGTGGCTCGAAGACCCGTCGCAGGCGATGGTCGTGCTCGCGATCATGTCGCTGTGGGGCCAGGCGGCGTTCACGACGGTGATCTACCTCGCGGCGCTGCAGGACATTCCAAGTGACCTCGTCGAGGCGGCGCGCATCGACGGAGCCAACCGGTGGCAGACGTTCTGGCGCGTCGTCTTTCCGCAGCTCGCGCCCGTGACGGTGTTCGTCACCATCTGGCAGATGATCGAGGCGATCAAGCTGTTCGACCTGGTGTTCACGACCACGAAGGGCGGGCCGCTCGACGCCACGAAGACGATCGTGTACTTCGTGTGGGAGCGCGCGTTCAAGGGACTCGAGTTCGGCTATGGCTCGGCGAGCGCGTACGTGCTCTTCGCGCTCACGCTGCTCATCACGCTCGCCGTCGTCGTGTACTCACGACGCGGAGACAAGGAGGCGTTCTGATTGTGGTCGCCACACAAGAGGCAATCGGCGTGACCGTGCGCACCGCGGCACCAGCACGACGCCGCCGGCGCACGCTCAGCGGGTGGCACTTCGTTCTCGCTCCGATCGCGCTCGTCTTCGTCGTGCCGTTTGTGCAGATGATCATGGCTGCGCTGTCGCCGGCATCGGAACTCGTGCAGTTTCCGCCGCCGTTCGTGCCGTCGACAGTGACGTTCGAGAACTTCGCGAAGCTGTTCGCCACGACGAACATTCTGCAGTGGCTGCTGAACTCCGTCATCGTGTCAGCATCCGCCATCATCGCGCACATCATTCTGTGCTCGCTGGCCGGCTACGGTTTTGCGCGCCTCCGATTTCAGGGGCGCAACATGGGGTTTCTGCTGATCATCGCGACGATCATGCTGCCCACGCAGCTGCTCATGATCCCGACGTACATTCTGTTCTCGAAGATCGGCCTCATCAACACGCTCGGCGCAGCGATCGTGCCCTGGTTGGCATCGGCATTCGGCATCTTTCTCATGCGGCAGTTCTTCTTGAGCTTGCCCGCCGAGCTCGAAGAGGCCGGAATGCTTGACGGATGCTCCCGCTGGGGAATCTTCTTTCGCATCGTGCTGCCTCTGGCCAAGCCTGCGCTTGCCACGCTCGCGATCTTCACGCTGCTGAGCTCGTGGAACGACCTGATCTGGCCGCTCATCGCGATCAACGATCCGTCGGCGTTCACGATCCAGCTCGGCATCGCCAACTTCCAGGGCGCACGACAGACTGAATGGGGGCTGCTCATGGCGGGCAACGTCGTCGCGGTGATGCCTCTCGTTCTGTTCTTCTTGTTCGCGCAGAAGCAGTTCATCCAGACCATGACGTTCTCAGGACTGAAAGGATAACGCCGGTGCACACACTGGTCGTCGGAGACACCAACCCGGACTTCATCCTGCGAGGCGACGTCAAACCTCGCTTCGGTCAGGCAGAGCAGCTGCTCACCTCGGCGGAACTCGTGCTCGGAGGCAGCGCGTCGATCGTCGCCGCTGGCCTTGTGAAGCTCGACGTCGACACAGGGCTTCTGGCCACGGTCGGCAGCGACTACTTCGGAACGCTCACCGAGCAGTACCTCGCCGAGTGCGGCATCGACACGTCTGAGCTGCTGCGCTCCGACGGCGGGGCGACGGGAATCTCGGTGATTCTCTCGCAGCCCGATGACCGGTCGATCTTCACGTTCCCCGGAGTCATCCCGACCCTCTCGATCGACGCCGTGCGCGACAGCATCCAACGTGCCGCACCCAAGCACGTGCACTTCTCGTCGTACTTTCTGGTGCCAGAACTCGCGGCGGGTCTGCCCGCTCTGCTCGACGAGCTTCGCGAGGCGAACGTCACGACGAGCGTCGACACCAACTGGGACCCGAGTGAGCAGTGGACGGGTCTCGACGAGGTGCTTCCGCGCATTACGCACTTCATGCCGAACCGGCAGGAGCTGCGCGCGGTTGGTGCTGGCTATGCCGACGACCCGGCGGGCTCGGACGAAGACATCGCGCGTGCTCTCGCCGGGCTCGGCCCGGTTGTCGTCGTCAAGCGCGGTGGTGAGGGCGGCCTCGTCGCGACTCCGAGCGGAGACGTGCACGTGGTTGACGTTCCCGAGGTGAGCGTCATCGACACGACGGGCGCGGGTGACAGCTTCAATGCGGCGTACATCGCGGCGATGGCGCACGGCATCGATGATGAGAGCGAGCGGCTCTACTGGGCGACGCTCGCGGGATCGCACTCGGTCACGCGATCGGGCGGTACCGGTGCGCAGATCTATCTGGGCGAACTCCGCGCGACGCTCGAGGCGGTCGGAGCCGCGCGCGCCTGACATGTTCGTCGCTCTCGCGTTTTCATGGTCGGATGCTGCGACACGACGAGCCGCTGAGCGTTTACCGAGAAGGGCTCGCTGTGTCGGTGGCGTGACCTACTCTCATTCTCATGGACGAGTCGTCCGAATCCGCGGGGCCTGAGCCAGGTACCGAATCGCACAGCATGAGCACGTTTCTGCAGGTGCTTGTGAACACGGGCGTGGCCAACATCACGACGAGCTTTCTCTGGTTCGCGCTGACGTTCTGGGTCTACCTCGAGACGAAGTCCGTGCTCGCGACGGGGATCATCGGCGGCGCCTACATGCTCATGGTCGCGGTCTGCAGCATGATGTTCGGCACGCTCGTCGACCGGTTCCGCAAGCACGCGGTCATGGTCGCGTCCGGCGCCGGCACACTGGTCTGCTTCGGCATCGCGGGTGTGATGTTTCTGCTGCTTCCCGAGTCCGAGCTGCTTCGGCTGAGCGGCCCATGGTTCTGGCTGTTCACTGTGGTCATCCTCGCTGGTGCCGTCGTCGAGCAGCTGCGCAATATCGCGTTGTCGACGACCGTGACGCTGCTGGTTCCCGGCGATCGCCGGGCAAATGCCAACGGGCTCGTCGGCACCGTCCAGGGGCTCGCGTTCTTGGTGACGAGCGTGTTCAGCGGCCTCGCGATCGGCCTGGTCGGCATGGGCGGCACGATCATTATCGCCATCACGATCATCGCCGTCGTGCTCGGTCACCTGCTCACGGTGCGTATCGCCGAACCCGAGATCGTGCACGAGGGTCACACGAGCCTCGTCGACATCAAGGGCGGTTTCGCGGCGGTCAGGGCGGCGAGCCCGCTCATGGCGCTCATCGTCTTCACGACGTTCAACAATCTTGTGGGCGGCGTCTACATGGCGCTCATGGATCCGTATGGCCTCGAGCTCTTTCCCGTCGAGATCTGGGGACTCGTTCTCGGCGTCACATCGACGGGCTTCCTGATCGGCGGCGCGGTCATCGCGAAGTTCGGGCTCGGCAAGAACCCCATTCGCACGATGCTCATCATGGTGATCGCAACGGGCGTATTGGGCTCCCTCTTCACGCTGCGCGAGTGGTGGTGGCTGTATGCCGCGGGCATCTGGGTGTTCATGATGCTCATGCCCGCCGTCGAGGCCGCCGAGCAGACAATCATTCAGCGCATCGTGCCGTATCGCACGCAGGGACGCGTCTTCGGGTTCGCGATGACGTTTGAGGCAGCTGCCGCACCGGTCACCGCGTTTCTCGTGGCGCCGCTCGCGGAGTTCTGGGTCATTCCGTACGTGGAGTCGGATGCTGGTGCCGCGACGTGGGGCTGGCTGCTTGGTGAGGGAACGGCGCGCGGCATGGCTTTGGTCATGGTCTTCGCCGGTCTCGGCTGTGTGCTGCTCGGTGCCGGAGCGTTTCTCACGCGCTCGTATCGCAAGCTTTCAGCGCGCTACGCCGAGATCGCGGCTCAGGATGCTGCGGAGGGCGAGGAAACGTCTGTCGAGCTCGGAAGCGACGGAACGTCCGCTCGACGAGAGTGAGGAGCGTCAGTGTGCCACGGCATCGAGGATGAGGTCGAGCGCGCTGTGCGCTGAACGGCGAGATTCAGCATCCGGATGCTGTGCAATCCACAGCGCGGCCTCGTTCATGGCGCCCGAGAGCTGCGCGGTGAGAGCGTCGAGAATCTCGGGGTCGACCCCGACCGACGCGAGCGCTTCACGAAGATGCACCTCTGAGTTCTCGGCATCGAGACTGCGCCACTCCGCCCAGCCGAACTGAGCAGGCGCATCGACGAGCAGCACGCGAACCGCCGGGCCGTGCGTAATCGCGTCGACGAAGGCGTGGCACCCGGCCCGCAGCTGCTCGCGAGGGTCATCGCTCTGGGTCTCGGCCGCACTGACGACGCTCTCGGCGACGTCCGCCTGCAGGCGCGCGGCGACAGATCGGAAGAGCCCGGCCTTGCTCGCGTAGTGGTGGTACACCGCACCGCGTGTGACTTCGGCGGCTGTCGCGACGTCATCGAGAGAGACACCAGCGAAGCCGCTCTCGGCGAACAGATCCGTGGCGGCAATGAGAATCGCGCGCGCCGTCTCAGCGGCGGCAGCGGCGGAGGCGCGAGGCATGGCTCTTCCTTTACGTACAGCGAGTATGTATATTTGTCTCGTTACATACTCATTGTACGTAAAAGGAGAACCAATGGTCACCACAGGCTTCTATCCGGTGCTCATGTCGCGCGACGTCGCGGCGGCAGCATCCTTCTATCGCGATGCACTCGGCTTCGAGACGGTGTTCGAAACCGACTGGTACGTGAGCCTGCGACTCGACACGTTTGAACTCGCCCTGCTCGCCCACGATCACGAGACCGTGCCCGAGGTATACCGCGCGATCCCGAGCGGCGTGATCGTGAATCTCGAGGTCGATGACGTCGACAGCATCCACGATCGTCTCGTGCGGCGGCTGGGGCACAAGGTCGTGCTGAGTCTGCGCGACGAGGATTTCGGGCAGCGGCACTTCATTGTCGAGGCTCCGGATGGTGTGCTTCTCGACGTCATTCAGCCGATTGAGCCGAGTGCCGAGTTTGCAGCGGCCTTCGCGGGGGAGGCGGCGAACTGAACACGGTTTCGCGAGAATGGGCACGCCGCACGACGGCGGCGTGCCCATTCCCTGTTGCGGGCCTTCACGCAACGGCGCGGTCTCGTGCCGTGGGCGGGTACCAGGCGGCGACGAGGGCCGTGAGCCCGGGCAGAAGCGGAACGATGAACAGCGTGAGGCTGATCCA
This DNA window, taken from Paramicrobacterium agarici, encodes the following:
- a CDS encoding carbohydrate ABC transporter permease codes for the protein MSQTRMLVAPGASHKNEAPARSKRTRRFFEGWTFVGPATLIVVGLTVFPAVWAFVLSLQEWDGFSEPTFLGGDNYARLVGDPEFLDSVMHTLFYTALFVPSSVLAGLFLAVALNRRIRFIGIYRTAIFVPFVASAAATGILTTYLFSPQFGVVNNVLRVIGLPQQRWLEDPSQAMVVLAIMSLWGQAAFTTVIYLAALQDIPSDLVEAARIDGANRWQTFWRVVFPQLAPVTVFVTIWQMIEAIKLFDLVFTTTKGGPLDATKTIVYFVWERAFKGLEFGYGSASAYVLFALTLLITLAVVVYSRRGDKEAF
- a CDS encoding carbohydrate ABC transporter permease, translating into MVATQEAIGVTVRTAAPARRRRRTLSGWHFVLAPIALVFVVPFVQMIMAALSPASELVQFPPPFVPSTVTFENFAKLFATTNILQWLLNSVIVSASAIIAHIILCSLAGYGFARLRFQGRNMGFLLIIATIMLPTQLLMIPTYILFSKIGLINTLGAAIVPWLASAFGIFLMRQFFLSLPAELEEAGMLDGCSRWGIFFRIVLPLAKPALATLAIFTLLSSWNDLIWPLIAINDPSAFTIQLGIANFQGARQTEWGLLMAGNVVAVMPLVLFFLFAQKQFIQTMTFSGLKG
- a CDS encoding carbohydrate kinase family protein translates to MHTLVVGDTNPDFILRGDVKPRFGQAEQLLTSAELVLGGSASIVAAGLVKLDVDTGLLATVGSDYFGTLTEQYLAECGIDTSELLRSDGGATGISVILSQPDDRSIFTFPGVIPTLSIDAVRDSIQRAAPKHVHFSSYFLVPELAAGLPALLDELREANVTTSVDTNWDPSEQWTGLDEVLPRITHFMPNRQELRAVGAGYADDPAGSDEDIARALAGLGPVVVVKRGGEGGLVATPSGDVHVVDVPEVSVIDTTGAGDSFNAAYIAAMAHGIDDESERLYWATLAGSHSVTRSGGTGAQIYLGELRATLEAVGAARA
- a CDS encoding MFS transporter, which produces MDESSESAGPEPGTESHSMSTFLQVLVNTGVANITTSFLWFALTFWVYLETKSVLATGIIGGAYMLMVAVCSMMFGTLVDRFRKHAVMVASGAGTLVCFGIAGVMFLLLPESELLRLSGPWFWLFTVVILAGAVVEQLRNIALSTTVTLLVPGDRRANANGLVGTVQGLAFLVTSVFSGLAIGLVGMGGTIIIAITIIAVVLGHLLTVRIAEPEIVHEGHTSLVDIKGGFAAVRAASPLMALIVFTTFNNLVGGVYMALMDPYGLELFPVEIWGLVLGVTSTGFLIGGAVIAKFGLGKNPIRTMLIMVIATGVLGSLFTLREWWWLYAAGIWVFMMLMPAVEAAEQTIIQRIVPYRTQGRVFGFAMTFEAAAAPVTAFLVAPLAEFWVIPYVESDAGAATWGWLLGEGTARGMALVMVFAGLGCVLLGAGAFLTRSYRKLSARYAEIAAQDAAEGEETSVELGSDGTSARRE
- a CDS encoding TetR/AcrR family transcriptional regulator; the protein is MPRASAAAAAETARAILIAATDLFAESGFAGVSLDDVATAAEVTRGAVYHHYASKAGLFRSVAARLQADVAESVVSAAETQSDDPREQLRAGCHAFVDAITHGPAVRVLLVDAPAQFGWAEWRSLDAENSEVHLREALASVGVDPEILDALTAQLSGAMNEAALWIAQHPDAESRRSAHSALDLILDAVAH
- a CDS encoding VOC family protein, which codes for MVTTGFYPVLMSRDVAAAASFYRDALGFETVFETDWYVSLRLDTFELALLAHDHETVPEVYRAIPSGVIVNLEVDDVDSIHDRLVRRLGHKVVLSLRDEDFGQRHFIVEAPDGVLLDVIQPIEPSAEFAAAFAGEAAN